Proteins from a single region of Desulfosporosinus sp. Sb-LF:
- a CDS encoding HD domain-containing protein, with product MDFRQELIQIIDKSGAHPAWGVKHCFRVYHLAKELSNHLTLDDEVLYAAAMLHDTGKYPVYALKNIDHALRSKGVTGNLLQQMMFSPIKLPKVLDAVENHMYYSEPGRCDEAVYLRESDILDNLGNIGLMRLFSLVGQDELIQTPENAIDRARLFADALPDKVSTKAGKRLAVKRREETLRFLAGIKRQTAEYAWL from the coding sequence ATGGACTTTCGGCAAGAACTTATTCAAATCATTGATAAATCTGGTGCTCACCCTGCCTGGGGAGTTAAACATTGTTTTCGGGTTTATCATCTAGCCAAAGAACTGTCAAATCACTTAACCCTGGATGACGAAGTTCTTTATGCTGCAGCCATGCTGCACGATACAGGAAAATATCCCGTCTATGCACTAAAGAACATTGATCACGCTTTGCGTTCCAAGGGGGTTACAGGAAACCTCCTACAACAAATGATGTTCTCCCCGATCAAGTTACCCAAAGTTTTAGATGCCGTGGAAAACCACATGTATTACTCGGAACCTGGACGGTGTGATGAAGCGGTGTATTTGCGCGAGTCTGACATATTGGATAATTTGGGAAACATTGGCTTAATGCGTCTGTTTAGCCTAGTTGGACAAGATGAACTAATTCAAACCCCTGAAAATGCAATCGATAGAGCCAGACTCTTTGCTGATGCCCTCCCAGACAAAGTATCTACTAAAGCAGGAAAACGTTTGGCGGTGAAGCGGCGTGAAGAAACTCTTCGCTTTTTGGCAGGTATAAAACGCCAAACCGCAGAATATGCTTGGCTTTGA
- a CDS encoding DnaD domain protein has protein sequence MNKVSVYGSFTQALFFSGVVAIPKYLLTHYKEIGLNDREMMVLIQILSEAETNPYPTITTLAGRMTASQSDIEEDVGRLVERKLLAIERYWNPIEQKWGNSYSLVGLIDELAELWAIERSRKLEEERNLKKSQSLSQPTTTPTNPAMENLVRAFEQELGRLLTRLECENIDRWLSSNFTEEIIIEALRRGVSAGIRNFRYLDSILREWEKKGLHTRAEIEAEDAYFQSRQEKKLTKPKNSVSKTTTNKYENFYL, from the coding sequence ATGAATAAAGTTAGTGTTTATGGGAGCTTTACACAGGCTCTTTTCTTTTCCGGTGTCGTTGCAATTCCAAAATATCTTTTAACTCATTATAAGGAGATTGGTTTGAACGATCGTGAGATGATGGTATTAATTCAGATTCTCAGCGAAGCTGAAACCAATCCTTACCCAACAATCACTACTTTGGCTGGGCGAATGACAGCTTCCCAATCTGACATTGAAGAGGATGTTGGAAGGCTGGTTGAGCGAAAGCTACTTGCGATTGAAAGGTATTGGAATCCAATTGAGCAAAAGTGGGGTAATAGCTATAGTCTTGTTGGTCTAATCGATGAACTTGCTGAGCTATGGGCGATTGAACGGTCTAGAAAATTAGAAGAAGAACGCAACTTGAAAAAAAGCCAATCTTTATCGCAACCTACAACAACGCCAACAAATCCAGCAATGGAAAATTTGGTACGCGCCTTTGAGCAAGAACTGGGTCGATTACTAACCCGCTTAGAATGCGAAAATATAGATCGTTGGCTGTCCTCTAATTTTACAGAAGAGATCATTATCGAAGCTTTGAGAAGAGGCGTGAGTGCAGGAATCCGAAACTTTCGCTATTTAGACTCCATACTCAGGGAATGGGAGAAAAAAGGACTGCATACGCGAGCTGAAATAGAGGCTGAGGACGCTTATTTTCAGTCTCGCCAGGAAAAAAAACTTACAAAGCCAAAGAATTCGGTTTCAAAAACAACTACTAACAAATACGAGAATTTTTATTTATAG
- a CDS encoding ATP-binding protein, with translation MKSVKDILQSNVLAAKKLKTDLKSTLSTDPSSPIARQNHEQVDHSYPSGVFRCPTCQDHGILLDGDVAYPCNCMLTKKLENQFRHARISRELMNCRFETFRFNYYSPEKEDKTHYEGAARALDAAKSFVKECQRTPHGLGILYTGPVGSGKTYLAASIANELMESELKVLFLVVPDLLDELRATYKSEVNEIDLLDTARTIPILILDDLGAHNYTDWTRNRIYSIINYRMNEQLPTVITSNLSLDEMEDYIGVRTTSRIIQSSRIFRLTVLKDIRHQIYQEREGKK, from the coding sequence ATGAAAAGTGTAAAAGATATCTTACAAAGTAATGTCTTAGCCGCTAAAAAACTCAAAACCGACTTAAAGTCTACACTGAGTACAGATCCAAGTTCACCCATTGCTCGCCAGAACCACGAGCAAGTGGATCATTCATATCCCTCTGGAGTTTTCAGGTGTCCAACGTGTCAGGATCATGGAATCCTCCTTGATGGGGATGTGGCTTATCCCTGCAATTGTATGTTAACAAAAAAGTTAGAGAATCAATTTCGTCATGCACGCATCTCACGGGAGTTGATGAACTGCCGTTTCGAAACCTTTAGATTTAATTATTATTCACCGGAAAAAGAAGATAAGACGCATTATGAAGGAGCAGCGCGGGCCTTGGATGCCGCCAAAAGTTTTGTTAAGGAATGTCAACGCACCCCCCATGGCCTTGGAATTCTTTATACTGGTCCCGTAGGATCTGGAAAAACCTATCTAGCCGCTTCAATCGCTAATGAACTTATGGAATCCGAACTTAAGGTGCTTTTTTTGGTAGTTCCTGATCTCTTGGACGAATTAAGAGCAACCTATAAATCGGAAGTTAATGAAATTGATTTATTGGATACGGCACGAACTATCCCTATTTTGATCCTTGATGATCTAGGAGCTCATAATTACACGGACTGGACGCGAAACCGTATTTATTCAATTATTAATTATCGCATGAACGAACAACTTCCCACTGTAATAACCTCAAATCTTTCACTTGATGAAATGGAAGACTATATAGGAGTACGTACTACATCTCGAATAATTCAGTCTTCACGAATATTCCGATTGACCGTTCTTAAAGATATCCGACATCAAATTTATCAAGAACGTGAAGGGAAAAAATAA